TTTTTCACCAGATGGGCCGCAACCCCCGGGCCAGCCAATTGGGGCAGGATCAAATCGCGGTGATTTATTATGCGTTCCAGTCCGCTAGAGCGGATTCTTGCAACCAGCTCTTCCGTCCCGAAGGTTCCCTTACCCGCGGCGCACCAAACGTTGACCCCCTTGGTATCCAGAACCAGAATCCAGGCATTTCGGCCCGGGAGAGCCTGCCGCAGCCGGTCAAAACTCATCTTGTAGTTGGCCGTTACCAGAACCGGGGCAGAATGATCGGGATGACCCAAGGCATATAGGCCTGGCTCAACGGTGTAATGCATGCGCTTAACTCCCCAGCGGACCTTGTAGCTTCCCCATCGATCCTCCCCTTTCAAGGCGGAAGAAACCTGGGGAACTTTACCCATGGGAGTCTCCACCGAGCCCACAACAAAGGGCTGATCCAGGCTGGGTAGGCTCAACTGAGCCGGGAGGCTTGAGGGTCAGCAGGTTTCCCCTGCGGGAGCCATGGGCAACATTGCGATCATCCCGGAATTATGTTTTTCCAATTCTTCTTGGTTCATAATATCCTCAATTTTCAATTGCAGATTGCAGATTGTAGATATCAGATTTTAAGGGCGGGCAGTGGTCAGAATTTCTGAATCTGGACATCTGTCTCCCAGCTTCTCATTCCAATCTTCAATCTAAAATCTGCATTCTGAAATCAGCCTAAAACCAGCCTTTTAAAAGATTCGGCAAACTTTAACCCTTGAGAAGCTCCGGCATTCTCCGCCCTTTTGCGCAGCCATTCTTCCCATTTAACCCACTGGCTCACTTGACTCTGATGTTGCCCCAGGGCTTTCATCTTCTTATCCAAAGTCGTCCCGATATCCACCCAGAAATCAGGCTGATCCGAAGCAAAGAGCAGGACTCTACGAACTCGGCACGGCTTCAGACCTTGGTCGATCTGGTCTGGAAAATAGAGTCGATCCCGGGCAGAAATCATCGCATCCAGCGCTAAAGTTCCACAGGCTCGGTGGTCGGGGTGTAATTGATAGCGCATCCAGGGATCGTGAGTCACCAGAACTT
The Deltaproteobacteria bacterium DNA segment above includes these coding regions:
- a CDS encoding PIG-L deacetylase family protein, producing MKDLHFDKAMIIFAHPDDAEVQCAGTIAFWIEAGIKVTYVVLTKGDKGTQDPAMTREALASLRRGEQLRAADILGVGKVLFLENGDGELEVTMEKRRMLTRIIREYQPEVLVTHDPWMRYQLHPDHRACGTLALDAMISARDRLYFPDQIDQGLKPCRVRRVLLFASDQPDFWVDIGTTLDKKMKALGQHQSQVSQWVKWEEWLRKRAENAGASQGLKFAESFKRLVLG
- the hgcA gene encoding mercury methylation corrinoid protein HgcA — its product is MLPMAPAGETCUPSSLPAQLSLPSLDQPFVVGSVETPMGKVPQVSSALKGEDRWGSYKVRWGVKRMHYTVEPGLYALGHPDHSAPVLVTANYKMSFDRLRQALPGRNAWILVLDTKGVNVWCAAGKGTFGTEELVARIRSSGLERIINHRDLILPQLAGPGVAAHLVKKFSGFRIIYGPIRAVDLPAFLDDGLQATPEMRRKNFPLRERAVLVPIELVATFKIAAFVLPALFILGGLK